The Arthrobacter sp. D5-1 genome segment AGCGGGCCAAGCAAATACTGCGGGACCATGGCGTGGCTGATGCAAGACTCTGAGTCAATCCTGATTCGCCGCGGCATGCGGCGTGTTCCGCGCTGGTGGCTGATGCCTGTCGCCGCGTCCATTGTCATTGCAGGTTTGGGCGTCACCTATTGGGCGGGGGCTGCCAGCACGGCCGGGATGGAGCCAGGGCCACCCGTGCCCGAGGTGGTTCCTGTTTCGGCCACGGTGGAGCGCCGTGCGGTGGCCAAACAGGTGGTTCTTTCGGGAAAAGTCATAGCAGGAGCCCAGTCCGCACTGCAGGCAAGCCCGGCCGAAGGTGTTGACAGGCTGGTGGTGACGGCGGTGGCCAAAGAAGCTGGGAGCGTCGTGGTGCCCGGTGAACTGCTGGCGGTCGTTTCCGGCAGGCCCCTGCTGATACTGCCCAGCAGTGTGCCGTTGTACCGTGACATTATCCATGGGGAGTCGGGACCTGACGTCATCGCCCTCCAGGCGGCACTGGCGATGTTTGGGTATGCATGCACCACAACAGGAACCTTTGACCTGGATACCCAGCAGGCATTGGGATCCTGGTACGAGTCCGCAGGGTTCAAGGCGCCCACAGCGCCCGCTCAACTCCCCCAGGGGGACGCCGGCAAGGCGGCACGAAAGCCTGCCGGGTCCGACATCATGTTCCGTTGGCGGGAATTCGTGCAGGTCCCCGGCGACTCCGGGACAATTGCATCCGTAGCTGGCCCGGGGGCCCTGCTGGCTGAGGATGGAATCGTAGCCCGCATAAGAGTTGCCGACGATTCGATTGTTGCGCGGGCCGACGTTGTCCAGTCCGAGAGTTTTGCGGTGGGTGCGCCCGTCACGGTCAGGGTCGGCTCAACGGTTCTGGACACCACTGTGGCCAAGATCAGCGGCTTCCTGGAGGGGGACCCAAGCAAGAATGAAATCCCTGGAAAAGACATCACGGTGGCAATTCCCCCAGGGTCACCGGGATTCGCGGCGGACCAATCAGTCACCGTAACTGCAGGCAGCGAAACTGCAGAGTCCCTCGCCGTTCCTCTGATAGCGATTCGCCAGGATCGTGGGACACCGTACCTCTTGATTGAAGGGAGCCACGAGCCCCGCCGCCTTGAAGTGAAGGTCACCGCACAGGCGGATGGTTGGGCGGCGATCGCTGACGTGGATGGTCTGGTTGTTGGGGAACGGGTGAAACTCCAATGAGCGCACCGGCTTCCACGCACGAATCCGCAGGGCCCGGTCACCCCCTGCCTGTCCTTAGCCTGCGGGGCGTAAACCGGGGGTTTCCCGGAACGAAGGCACTGGTGGACGTGCATCTCGACATTCATGAGGGGGAGTTTGTCGCCATAGTCGGTCCCTCCGGTTCGGGAAAGTCCACGCTCCTCAATGTCCTGGGCCTTCTGGACAGACCCACGTCAGGTACATATCGCATCAGAGGTACGGACGTCGCCGAGTTCAACGAGAGGCAGCGGGAAGATCGGCGGGCCGAAGTTTTTGGCTTCGTCTTCCAGGAATCACATATGGTGGGCCGGGACGCCGCGGCCCGCAATGCTGTGTTGGGGCTACGTGCACGGGGCATCGGGTTCGTGGTTCAGAAACAACTGGTCATGCCGGTTCTTGACAAGTTTGGGCTTGGGCATAGGGCAGCAACCCCGGCGTCACTCTTGTCCGGGGGAGAGCGACAACGCCTTGCCATCGCCAGGGCAGTGATCGGAGCACCCAAGGTAGTCCTCGCGGACGAGCCCACAGGCAGCTTGGACACAGAGAATGGCAACATCGTCATCCGCCATCTGCGGGGGCTCAGTGATGCCGGCACCACGGTGGCCATGGTGACCCATGATCCGGACATTGCGGCAGCCGCAGACCGGATCATCACGATGCGCGACGGAGCGATCGTCACGGACACAGGCCACAGCAGGGGAGCCGATCCCGTTCCAGCAACATCAGCTGCAGGTCCGGAAAGCACGCAACGCGCCTTCGTTCGGCGCCGGCGCCACGAGGCCATTGATGTTGTTGCCGACGCGCTGTCTGCGCTGACGGTTCGTCCCGCCAAGGCCCTTTTGCTGATCATGGCATTCCTCCTTGGCAGTGGAGGATTGGTTGCGGCCATCGGACTCAGCCAGAGCGCCTCTGTCAAGGTATCTGCCCGGATTGACGCAGCCTCGAGCGACGAAGTCAGGGTGACCCGAGCGGCTGGTTATGCATCATGGGAAGCCGTCAAAAGCGATCTCAAGGCATCCGAGGGACTGAACGGCGTGCACGATGCCGGAGTCATCGCCGAACTCTCATCCTCCGTGGTGCAGCCATCAACATTCCGGCCTGCGTCCTTTCCCGAACAACCCGCTTTCAACGGAGCCGTCCGGATTATCGACTCAGCTTACCTGCGGGTCCAAGGGGCTACCGTCTCCTATGGTGACGCCGCCTTGCTGGACCACTCATTCGGAGGGCCCGTCGCCGTTCTGGGTCAGGATGCCGCCCTACAGCTGGGAATCGCAAGGCCCGGTCCCGGCGTCGTGGTGTGGTTGTATGGCCAGGCGGTCCCGGTGGTGGGAATCGTTGAAGACCCGGGACGTGACCCGGTACTGCCGTCAGCGGTGATGGTGGGTGCGGGGTCTTACACTTTGACCAGCAACGTGGCAGCCAGCCTGGTCCTTCGGACGAGTCCAGGGATGCCGGCAGCTATTGCAGAGGCACTGCCAAAAGCACTCAATCCTGCTGAACCCGGGATCGTGGAAGTACAAACGGTGGCCGACCTCCGGGAACTCAAACAAGGGATTGATACGGACCTCGGCCGGCTGGTGGCCATTGTCTCCGTCATCCTGCTCGCCATGGCCGTCCTCAGCGCCGGAACCACCATGTACCTGGGCGTGCTGGCGCGATCAAGCGAGATTGCACTGCGACTGGCCTTGGGCATGCGACGAGGAATGCTGGCGTCGATGTTCCTCACCGAGGGCGCCGCAGTGGGAGCCTTGGGCGGGGCAGCAGGCGCAGCAGCCGGAATGGGCGCAGTCCTGGCCTACGCGGCCAGTGAAGGCTGGGTGGCAGTAATTCCTTGGTACGCGTCCATGTGGGGCCTGGGGGCAGGACTCGTCAGCGGCACCCTGTCTGCCGTATACCCGGCGATTCTGGCCATGCGGTCAAACCCCGCGCACCTGATCCGGGCGTAGGAGCGGCGGAGGAAATCTGCTAGCCGACCGGGCTGTGCTTCGCAAGGTCGGCCGCATTGGTAGCGGCACTCATGAGGACGGCTGCCCCGAACATGTGCGCACCGACCAGGAGAGCCGGAATTCCGTTGTAGTACTGGGTGAAGCCGATGACAGCCTGCAGCAGTGTCACGCCGAGCAGCAGGTATGCCGCTGTCCGGAACGGACCGTTGATCTTGTGGCGGACCACCAAGTACACCGCGAACAGCGTTCCGGCCGTGATCAGGTAAGCGGGGACGGCGTGGATGTGGGAGAAGAGGTCCCAGTCGAGGTCGTTCCGGGGTGCGTCAGCGTCTCCAGCATGAGGCCCGGCACCAGTAACCACGACACCCAGCATCACCGACACTGCTGAGAAAACAGCAACGGCCAGCATCACAGGGCGAGCCAAGGCCGGCAGCGCGGGCAGGATCCGGTTCATATGGCCACCGGTACGACCATAGGCCCGGTTGACAAGCAGCGTGGCGAAGACCACCAAAGCCATGGAGACCAGGAAGTGCAGGCCCACCACCCATGGGTTGAGGCCGGACAAAACAGTGATGCCGCCGATAATTGCCTGGGCCGGGATGCTTGCCAGCAGGCCCAGGGCAAGGATGAACAGGTCGCGGCGTTCTTTGCGGAGGTTCCACAAGTACACCAGCATGAGCGCGGCAACGGCTGCGAGGGCGAAGGTCAGCAGGCGGTTCCCGAATTCGATGAACCCGTGGATGCCCATTTCCGGTGTATTGACCAGCGAGTCATTGGTGCATCGCGGCCACGTGGGGCAGCCCAGCCCGGAAGCGGTAAGGCGGACGGCACCTCCGGTCACCACGAGGACCGTCTGCCCAATGAGTGACAACAAAGCCAGCCGGCGGACGGCCTTATTTACCTCGGTAGGCAGCTTGGACGTGAACCGCTGAACGGTTTTGGGGAGGCGCGATGCCGTGCTCACAGTTTTCTCACTTCTCAGTTCTGCATTGTTGTTGGTGCCCGTTGGATTAGTTCCACTTGAACCAGCGTATGGCCGCGGCGCCGGCAAGTACCGTCCACAGCAAAAGGACAAGGACCGCCGGGAATGGAACGGCGCCCATCAGGAAAGCGTCGCGGAGCGCCTGGCCAAGGGCGCCCGACGGAAGGAAGTGGACGATGCCCTGGAGCAGGCCGGGAAGTCGTTCGGACGGGACCACGATGCCGCCCAACGCACCCAACAGGATCCACAGCAGATTGGTGATGGCCAGCGTTGCTTCCGGGCGGACCGTGCCCGCTACCAGCAGTCCCAGGGCGGTGAAGGCGGCGGCACCGAGAACCAGCAGTCCGAGCCCGGGGAGCCAAGCCTCGGGCCGGGGCTGCCACCCCAACAAGGCGGCAATGGCGCCCACCACCACTACCTGCAGGAATAGAACCACCAGCACGGCAAGGATCTTGCCGGCAATGAGTCCACCCCTGCCCAAGGGTGTGGTGGACAGGAACCGGAGGACTCCATAGCGGCGGTCGAAGCCGGTGGCAATACCTTGCCCGGTGAAGGCCGTCGACATCGCGCACAGAGCGAGGATGCCCGGCGTGGCTACGTCCACACGTGATCCCCCCAGGCCATCCAGGAGGGGCGTCACTACCAGTCCCACCAAAGCCATCAAGGGCAGGACGATGGCAAGGATCAGCTGTTCGCCGTTCCGCAGCATGGTGATGGTCTCATAGCGTCCCTGCAGCATGATGCGGCGCGGCAGGGATGCGGGTCCCGCGTTGGGGGAGAGGAGCTTGCTCATCGGAGGTCCCTTCCTGAAATGTCCAGGAACACGTCTTCGAGGCTGCGGGCTTCCAGCCGAAGTGAGGCGGGCATGATGTTCCGTTCCGCCCACCAGGCAGTCAGCGCTGCAAGGTCTTTCGGTGTGATCGCACCCGTGATGGAGTAGCTTCCCGAGCGTGTCTCGGTCAGTTGAAGTCCCGGGCCCAGTGCGCCGGCAAAGTCGAGTCCGCCCGGAGCATCGAAGTAGAGCGTCCGGTCCGTGATGGGAGAATCCGTGGCGTGGTCATGTCGAAGGAGTTCCGCAACCGTTCCCTCCACCACATTGTGGCCGCCGTCGATGATGTAGACGTAGTCGGCCAGACGCTCGGCGTCGTCCATCAGGTGCGTGGTCAGGACAATTCCCATGCCGGCGTCCCGAAGTTCGGCGATCAGGTCGAAAACCATCTGGCGCGATTGCGGATCCAGCCCCGCACTGGGCTCATCCAGGAACAGGATCTCCGGGTTTCCCACCAAGGCTGCCGCCAGGGCGAGGCGTTGCTTTTGGCCGCCGGAAAGCCGACGGACGCTGGTCCTGCTGAACTGGCCGATTCCCAACCGTTCCACCAGCGCGTCAACATCCATGGGGTTTTGGTACATACCGGCCACGTGCCGCAACAGCGGGATGGGACGGGCCGACGGCGGCAGCCCGCCGTCCTGGAGCATGACGCCCACGCGGGACCTCAAGTCGGCGCCGGCCGCATCGGGGTCCGCGCCGAGGAGCGAGATACTCCCGCCGGTCCGCTTTTGCAGTCCTTGCGCACATTCAAGGGTGGTGGTCTTGCCGGCTCCATTGGCGCCGAGGAGGGCGGTCACCTGGCCGCGCTCCGCAACCAGGGACAGTCCGCTGACCACCCGGAGCATTTTGCCGTCAAGGGAGGCCAGGGGGCCTACATCCTTAATGAGTCCGTCTATGGTGAGGACAGGGGATTCGGGTGAGCGCACCAGAGTATTCTACGTGAAGTAGTACGGTCACACTTGGCGGGCGGCTGAGGTCAGTCTTGCCTTACTGGATGCATGAAACAAATTACGACATGATTGTGTTGTGTATTCCATGAGCAGTCCAACTTCCATGCCCTCACCACGGCATGCTGCAGCGGCGGGGGCATTCGCTGCCCCACATGCGCTGCCGGACGCGGATGACCGTACAAGGGACCGGGTGCTGAGCGCCGTCCTCGAAAACGGTCCGGTGAGCGCCGCTGAACTCGGCGACCTCCTCGGTTTCACGCCGGCTGCGGTCCGCCGCCACCTTGACCACTTGGAACGCAGCGGCGTCATTGAGGTCAAACGTGTGGCAAAGGCTGGTTCCGGGGCGGGACGTCCCGCGCGCCGCTACGTCCTAAGCTCCCAGGGGCAGTCCACTCTGGGCGACGACTACCTGAACATCGCCAGTTCGGCGCTCCGCCGCCTCCAGGAACTCGCCGGCGAAGAGGCAGTCCGTGAATACGCGGAGGAACGCTTCTCCGACATGGAACGGCGCTACGCCCCCGAGGTCGACGCCGCCGGAGATGACATCACCGCCCGGGCCATGGCACTCTCCAAGGCCCTGAGCCGCGACCGCTTCGTGGCGTCAGCACACTCCATTGAGGCCAAAGCCCCGTTGCCGGCTGCGCTGTCCAGCGTTCAGTTGTGCCAGGGTCATTGCCCCATCCAGCGGCTCGCCGCGGAGTTTCCCGTTTTTTGCGATACCGAGACCAAGGTCTTCTCGCGTTTGGTCGGCGTCGATGTCCGGCGCCTCTCCACACTCGCGCAGGGCGGCCATGTCTGCACCACCCACATACCTACCGGGCGCCCGGCTGCCACGGCATCCCCAGATGTCGCAGAGCAGACCGGGAACCCGTACCAGGAATCAAACAACCAGCAAGAAAGGCCGTGATGACGGACCAAATAGCAGAGAAAGCGGTAGCTGACGGCACTGTGATCTCGGAGATTCTGGAGAAGAATCCCGAACTGCACGGTATCGGAAACTACGAGTACGGCTGGGCCGACAAGAACGACGTAGGCGCAAACGCCCGTCGTGGCCTCAACGAGGAGGTCGTCCGCGACATCTCCTCGAAGAAGAACGAGCCCGAATGGATGCTCGATCTGCGGCTTAAGGGCCTGAAGTACTTCGACCGCAAGCCCATGCCTACCTGGGGTGCAGACCTCTCCGGCATTGACTTCGACAACATCAAGTACTTTGTGCGTTCCACCGAGAAGCAGGCGGCAACGTGGGAAGATCTTCCGGAAGACATCCGGAACACTTACGAGAAGCTGGGCATCCCGGAAGCTGAGCGCAGCCGCCTCGTCTCGGGCGTCGCTGCCCAGTACGAGTCCGAGGTGGTCTACCACCAGATCCGCGAGGACCTTGAAGCCCAAGGCGTCATCTTCCTGGACACTGACACCGCACTGCGCGAGCACCCGGAGATCTTCCAGGAGTACTTCGGCACCATCATTCCGGTGGGCGACAACAAGTTCGCATCGCTGAACACGGCTGTCTGGTCAGGCGGTTCCTTCGTGTACGTGCCCAAGGGTGTCCACGTGGACATTCCGCTGCAGGCCTACTTCCGTATCAACACGGAAAACATGGGCCAGTTCGAGCGCACGCTGATCATCGCCGATGAGGACTCCTACGTTCACTACATCGAGGGCTGCACGGCTCCGATCTACACCTCGGATTCCCTGCACTCGGCCGTTGTGGAGATCATCGTGAAGAAGGGCGCCCGCGTCCGCTACACGACCATTCAGAACTGGTCCACCAACGTGTACAACCTGGTCACCAAGCGCGCCATCTGCGAAGAGGGCGCCACCATGGAGTGGATCGATGGCAACATCGGTTCCAAGGTGACCATGAAGTACCCGGCCGTGTACCTTGTGGGCGAGCACGCCAAGGGTGAGACGCTGTCCATCGCCTTCGCCGGCGAGGGCCAGCACCAGGACACGGGCTCCAAGATGGTGCACATCGCACCGAATACCAAGAGTTCCATCATTTCCAAGTCCGTGGCCCGCGGCGGCGGACGTGCTGCTTACCGCGGCCTCGTCCAGGTCCGCGAAGGCGCCAAGCACTCGGCCAACACGGTCCGTTGCGATGCCCTCCTGGTGGACACCATTTCCCGCTCGGACACGTACCCGTACATCGACATCCGCGAGGATGACGTTGTCATGGGCCACGAGGCCACCGTTTCCCGCGTCAGCGAAGAGCAGCTCTTCTATCTGATGTCCCGCGGTATGCCTGAAGACGAGGCCATGGCCATGATCGTGCGCGGCTTCATTGAGCCGATCGCCCGTGAACTGCCCATGGAATACGCCCTTGAGCTGAACCGCTTGATTGAACTGCAGATGGAAGGGTCCGTCGGTTAACAATGACTGATATCACTACTGAAAAGGCGCGCATCGGCGCGCCCTCGGCCCAGCCGTTTATCAACGGCTTCACCGAGGAAGGCGAGAACCTTTCGCCCGTGAACACCGGAACGAACACCAGCACGACGTCGGAGCAGCCTTCCGCTGGTCCGCTGGCCGGCGCTTCGGCCAAGAGCCACTCGCATGGTGGCGGCGTAGGCATCCCGGACAGCTCCCGTGCAGGCCGCCTCACCTCCTACAAGCTGGCAGACTTCAAGCCCCTGAACGGACTTGAAGAAGACTGGCGCTTCACTCCGCTGAAGCGGCTTCGCGGCCTTCACACCGACGTCCTCAACGGCGCAGCCCCGGCTGTCAGCGTCACCGCACCCGCCGGCGTCGTTGTTGAAACCGTTGGTCGCAATGACCAGCGCATCGGCCAGGCAGCCATCCCGGAGGACCTTGTGTCCGCCAACGCCTGGGAGAACTTCGCCGAGGCCACGGTCATCACCGTGCCCGCCGAGCTGCAGGCCGAGAGTGAAGTTTCGGTCCTGATCACCGGTGCGGGCGAGGCACCATCTGCCCAGCACATCGTGATTGTGGCAGAACGCTTCTCCAAGGGTGTCGTAGTCCTGGACCACCAGGGCACCGCGGTTGTCTCCGAGAACGTGGAAATCATCGTTGAAGACGGTGCTGAACTGACCGTTGTCTCCTTGCAGGAATGGGCAGACAACGCTGTCCACGCGTCATCGCAGCAGGCAAAGATCGGCCGCGACGCCAAGTTCAAGCACATCGTGGTCAGCCTTGGCGGCGACCTCGTTCGCGTCACGCCGTCCACGCGCTTCACGGCTCCCGGTGCCGACGTCGAGATGTTCGGCCTGTACTTCGCCGATGCCGGACAGCACCTTGAGCAGCGCCTCTTCGTTGACCACGCAGTGGCCAACTGCAAGTCGCGCGTTCTCTACAAGGGTGCGCTCCAGGGCCGCAATGCCCACAGCGTGTGGGTCGGCGACGTCCTGATCCGCAAGGAAGCAGAGGGCACGGACACCTACGAGGCCAACCGCAACCTGGTCCTCACGGACGGTGCCCGCGCCGACTCCGTACCCAACCTCGAAATCGAAACCGGCTTGATCGAGGGTGCTGGCCACGCCAGTGCCACCGGCCGGTTCGACGACGAACACCTGTTCTACCTCATGGCCCGCGGCATCCCCGAGAAGGTTGCCCGCCGCCTGGTGGTCCGAGGCTTCCTCAACGAGATCATCCAGCAGATCAAGGTCCCGGCAATCGAAGATCGCCTGACCGCAGCTGTTGAGCGCGAACTCGCCGCGACCGACAACTAAGACAGGCCAGGCAGAGCAACAATGAGTGAAGAAACCAAGGGCGAACTGGTATGCAACGCCAATGACATCCAGGTCAAGCAGGCGCTGCGCGTCCTGATCGATGACTACCCCGTAGCCATCGTCAAGGACTCGATGGGCGAGATCCACGCCATCGCCGATACTTGCTCGCACGCGGACATCTCTTTGTCCGAGGGTGAGGTTGAAGGCTGCGCGATCGAGTGCTGGGGCCACGGGTCCCAGTTTGACCTCCGCAGCGGACAGCCGCTCCAGCTGCCTGCTTATGACCCCGTCCCTGTTTTCGCCGTCACCATCGACGGAGACGACGTGTATGTGGACGTGACCAACGTTGTGAACGGCGCCTCGGTAGATCACTACTGAGCGCCCAGTACCGCCAGACTTACGAACGGAAAGAAAGAAGAGCATGTCAACTCTTGAAATCAAGGACCTGCACGTCAGCATCGAGACGGAGCAGGGCACCAAGGAGATCCTGAAGGGCGTCAGCCTCACCATTAAGACCGGTGAGACGCACGCCATCATGGGCCCCAACGGCTCGGGCAAGTCCACTCTCGCCTCCACGATCGCCGGACACCCGCGCTACAACGTCACCAGCGGCACCATCACGCTGGATGGCGAAAATGTGTTGGAAATGAGTGTCGACGAGCGCGCCCGCGCAGGCGTCTTCCTGGCCATGCAGTACCCGGTAGAGGTTCCCGGCGTCACCATGACCAACTTCCTGCGGACCGCCAAGACCGCAATCGACGGCGAAGCACCGGCCCTGCGCACGTGGACCAAGGACGTCAAGGCTGCCATGCAGCAGCTCCGTATCGACGCCGACTTCGCACAGCGCAATGTCAACGAGGGCTTCTCCGGTGGTGAGAAGAAGCGTGTTGAGATCCTTCAGCTCGAACTCTTCAAGCCGAAGTTCGCCATCCTTGACGAGACCGATTCCGGTCTTGACGTAGACGCCTTGAAAGTTGTCTCCGAGGGTGTTAACCGCGCTCATGAAGAGGGCAACATGGGCACCCTGCTCATCACGCACTACACCCGCATCCTGCGGTACATCAAGCCGGACTTCGTTCACGTGTTCGTTGACGGCAAGGTTGTCGAAGAGGGCGGCCCCGAGCTCGCCGACCGTCTTGAAGACGAGGGCTACGACCGCT includes the following:
- the sufC gene encoding Fe-S cluster assembly ATPase SufC; translation: MSTLEIKDLHVSIETEQGTKEILKGVSLTIKTGETHAIMGPNGSGKSTLASTIAGHPRYNVTSGTITLDGENVLEMSVDERARAGVFLAMQYPVEVPGVTMTNFLRTAKTAIDGEAPALRTWTKDVKAAMQQLRIDADFAQRNVNEGFSGGEKKRVEILQLELFKPKFAILDETDSGLDVDALKVVSEGVNRAHEEGNMGTLLITHYTRILRYIKPDFVHVFVDGKVVEEGGPELADRLEDEGYDRYAPGAGVAVAPAVQA
- a CDS encoding helix-turn-helix domain-containing protein; translated protein: MSSPTSMPSPRHAAAAGAFAAPHALPDADDRTRDRVLSAVLENGPVSAAELGDLLGFTPAAVRRHLDHLERSGVIEVKRVAKAGSGAGRPARRYVLSSQGQSTLGDDYLNIASSALRRLQELAGEEAVREYAEERFSDMERRYAPEVDAAGDDITARAMALSKALSRDRFVASAHSIEAKAPLPAALSSVQLCQGHCPIQRLAAEFPVFCDTETKVFSRLVGVDVRRLSTLAQGGHVCTTHIPTGRPAATASPDVAEQTGNPYQESNNQQERP
- a CDS encoding ABC transporter ATP-binding protein/permease, which gives rise to MHLDIHEGEFVAIVGPSGSGKSTLLNVLGLLDRPTSGTYRIRGTDVAEFNERQREDRRAEVFGFVFQESHMVGRDAAARNAVLGLRARGIGFVVQKQLVMPVLDKFGLGHRAATPASLLSGGERQRLAIARAVIGAPKVVLADEPTGSLDTENGNIVIRHLRGLSDAGTTVAMVTHDPDIAAAADRIITMRDGAIVTDTGHSRGADPVPATSAAGPESTQRAFVRRRRHEAIDVVADALSALTVRPAKALLLIMAFLLGSGGLVAAIGLSQSASVKVSARIDAASSDEVRVTRAAGYASWEAVKSDLKASEGLNGVHDAGVIAELSSSVVQPSTFRPASFPEQPAFNGAVRIIDSAYLRVQGATVSYGDAALLDHSFGGPVAVLGQDAALQLGIARPGPGVVVWLYGQAVPVVGIVEDPGRDPVLPSAVMVGAGSYTLTSNVAASLVLRTSPGMPAAIAEALPKALNPAEPGIVEVQTVADLRELKQGIDTDLGRLVAIVSVILLAMAVLSAGTTMYLGVLARSSEIALRLALGMRRGMLASMFLTEGAAVGALGGAAGAAAGMGAVLAYAASEGWVAVIPWYASMWGLGAGLVSGTLSAVYPAILAMRSNPAHLIRA
- the sufD gene encoding Fe-S cluster assembly protein SufD, whose amino-acid sequence is MTDITTEKARIGAPSAQPFINGFTEEGENLSPVNTGTNTSTTSEQPSAGPLAGASAKSHSHGGGVGIPDSSRAGRLTSYKLADFKPLNGLEEDWRFTPLKRLRGLHTDVLNGAAPAVSVTAPAGVVVETVGRNDQRIGQAAIPEDLVSANAWENFAEATVITVPAELQAESEVSVLITGAGEAPSAQHIVIVAERFSKGVVVLDHQGTAVVSENVEIIVEDGAELTVVSLQEWADNAVHASSQQAKIGRDAKFKHIVVSLGGDLVRVTPSTRFTAPGADVEMFGLYFADAGQHLEQRLFVDHAVANCKSRVLYKGALQGRNAHSVWVGDVLIRKEAEGTDTYEANRNLVLTDGARADSVPNLEIETGLIEGAGHASATGRFDDEHLFYLMARGIPEKVARRLVVRGFLNEIIQQIKVPAIEDRLTAAVERELAATDN
- a CDS encoding ABC transporter permease, producing the protein MSKLLSPNAGPASLPRRIMLQGRYETITMLRNGEQLILAIVLPLMALVGLVVTPLLDGLGGSRVDVATPGILALCAMSTAFTGQGIATGFDRRYGVLRFLSTTPLGRGGLIAGKILAVLVVLFLQVVVVGAIAALLGWQPRPEAWLPGLGLLVLGAAAFTALGLLVAGTVRPEATLAITNLLWILLGALGGIVVPSERLPGLLQGIVHFLPSGALGQALRDAFLMGAVPFPAVLVLLLWTVLAGAAAIRWFKWN
- a CDS encoding non-heme iron oxygenase ferredoxin subunit translates to MSEETKGELVCNANDIQVKQALRVLIDDYPVAIVKDSMGEIHAIADTCSHADISLSEGEVEGCAIECWGHGSQFDLRSGQPLQLPAYDPVPVFAVTIDGDDVYVDVTNVVNGASVDHY
- the sufB gene encoding Fe-S cluster assembly protein SufB; translated protein: MTDQIAEKAVADGTVISEILEKNPELHGIGNYEYGWADKNDVGANARRGLNEEVVRDISSKKNEPEWMLDLRLKGLKYFDRKPMPTWGADLSGIDFDNIKYFVRSTEKQAATWEDLPEDIRNTYEKLGIPEAERSRLVSGVAAQYESEVVYHQIREDLEAQGVIFLDTDTALREHPEIFQEYFGTIIPVGDNKFASLNTAVWSGGSFVYVPKGVHVDIPLQAYFRINTENMGQFERTLIIADEDSYVHYIEGCTAPIYTSDSLHSAVVEIIVKKGARVRYTTIQNWSTNVYNLVTKRAICEEGATMEWIDGNIGSKVTMKYPAVYLVGEHAKGETLSIAFAGEGQHQDTGSKMVHIAPNTKSSIISKSVARGGGRAAYRGLVQVREGAKHSANTVRCDALLVDTISRSDTYPYIDIREDDVVMGHEATVSRVSEEQLFYLMSRGMPEDEAMAMIVRGFIEPIARELPMEYALELNRLIELQMEGSVG
- a CDS encoding ABC transporter ATP-binding protein; protein product: MRSPESPVLTIDGLIKDVGPLASLDGKMLRVVSGLSLVAERGQVTALLGANGAGKTTTLECAQGLQKRTGGSISLLGADPDAAGADLRSRVGVMLQDGGLPPSARPIPLLRHVAGMYQNPMDVDALVERLGIGQFSRTSVRRLSGGQKQRLALAAALVGNPEILFLDEPSAGLDPQSRQMVFDLIAELRDAGMGIVLTTHLMDDAERLADYVYIIDGGHNVVEGTVAELLRHDHATDSPITDRTLYFDAPGGLDFAGALGPGLQLTETRSGSYSITGAITPKDLAALTAWWAERNIMPASLRLEARSLEDVFLDISGRDLR
- a CDS encoding COX15/CtaA family protein, which gives rise to MSTASRLPKTVQRFTSKLPTEVNKAVRRLALLSLIGQTVLVVTGGAVRLTASGLGCPTWPRCTNDSLVNTPEMGIHGFIEFGNRLLTFALAAVAALMLVYLWNLRKERRDLFILALGLLASIPAQAIIGGITVLSGLNPWVVGLHFLVSMALVVFATLLVNRAYGRTGGHMNRILPALPALARPVMLAVAVFSAVSVMLGVVVTGAGPHAGDADAPRNDLDWDLFSHIHAVPAYLITAGTLFAVYLVVRHKINGPFRTAAYLLLGVTLLQAVIGFTQYYNGIPALLVGAHMFGAAVLMSAATNAADLAKHSPVG